A genome region from Coffea arabica cultivar ET-39 chromosome 7e, Coffea Arabica ET-39 HiFi, whole genome shotgun sequence includes the following:
- the LOC113701283 gene encoding G-type lectin S-receptor-like serine/threonine-protein kinase LECRK1 has protein sequence MASLTAVFWIFFLVTVTSETAVAQPDDLNMIPLGSSLFPVTQPTAWYSRSKRFAFGFFQTGEGYKVEIRIVGSGNGITVWTFNRDEPAVSSNATLDFVNGKLQLKHGNQYQTIADHPSKSALSACLLDSGNFVLYDENHALLWQSFEFPTDTILGGQILYSGRELISSLSQDDKSSGLFHLKMEYSGNLVAYRVDVTSETYWGMFNVSYSNNSQLILDNSTGTLSLIEPSDSSLVHVLASAISQIRGNIYRATLGYDGNFRLYTHSFDAVTLQFKMRTEWEAIDDLCDIKGICGFNSYCTSKDMEWNCSCIPGFNFIRDLSSLAINIYGCEKNFTGGMCINGKEDAARNSMTPVSILGEDRPYFQEYQGNQDDCMKSCSEDCDCDAATYSDLHCSRYRLPLMYLRNATFTSSIAFIKSPNPQNDHLKKEVSWLTFFAMSLSFVTYSSVVLACFGIFMFKFHVLKYKKLLLQTRTTGLIKEFTLQTYTYNELKKATKGFRQELGKGAFGAVHRGSFDKGKSFVAVKRLEKVVEEGEREFRAEMRAIGRTRHRNLVQLLGYCIEGPKRLLVYELMVNGSLADLLFKGRLHPNWNDRVQIALDIARGILYLHEGCEAPIIHCDIKPQNILLDQFWTAKISDFGLAKLLMPDQTRTDTGARGTRGYMAPEWNKNIPISVKVDVYSFGIVLLEIICCRKNLQVNLAIPEATLLSGWAYQCFAAKELDKLVSWEEVDKTAFERVLKVALWCIQDEPALRFPMKIVLRMLEGLVDVPIPPCPSDE, from the coding sequence ATGGCTTCTTTAACTGCAGTTTTCTGGATATTTTTCCTTGTTACTGTAACATCTGAAACTGCTGTAGCTCAGCCTGATGACTTGAATATGATACCGTTGGGTTCTTCACTTTTTCCTGTTACTCAGCCCACAGCTTGGTACTCTCGTTCTAAAAGATTTGCGTTCGGATTCTTCCAAACTGGAGAAGGTTACAAAGTCGAAATTCGGATTGTTGGCAGTGGAAATGGTATCACAGTTTGGACTTTCAACCGAGATGAACCGGCAGTATCTTCAAATGCAACACTTGATTTTGTCAACGGCAAGCTTCAGCTGAAACATGGTAATCAATATCAAACTATTGCTGATCATCCTTCAAAATCTGCCCTGTCTGCTTGCTTGCTTGACTCCGGAAACTTTGTGCTGTACGATGAAAATCATGCCTTACTATGGCAGAGTTTTGAGTTTCCTACCGACACAATTTTAGGTGGCCAGATACTTTACAGTGGGAGAGAACTCATCTCTAGCCTTTCTCAAGATGACAAATCGTCTGGCCTATTCCATCTGAAAATGGAGTATTCTGGAAATCTTGTTGCTTATCGTGTAGATGTCACTTCAGAGACCTATTGGGGCATGTTTAATGTGAGCTACAGCAATAATAGTCAGCTGATTCTTGATAATTCTACCGGAACATTGTCTCTGATTGAACCCTCTGATTCTTCTCTCGTGCATGTATTGGCTTCAGCAATTTCACAGATCAGGGGAAATATTTACCGGGCAACACTTGGTTATGATGGAAACTTTAGATTGTATACTCACAGCTTTGATGCAGTGACATTACAATTTAAGATGAGGACAGAATGGGAAGCTATTGATGATCTCTGCGACATAAAGGGCATCTGTGGCTTTAACAGCTATTGCACTAGTAAAGATATGGAGTGGAATTGCAGTTGTATACCAGGGTTCAACTTCATCAGGGACCTCAGCAGCCTGGCCATTAATATCTACGGCTGTGAGAAGAATTTCACCGGTGGAATGTGCATTAACGGCAAGGAAGATGCAGCACGTAACAGCATGACTCCTGTGAGTATATTAGGGGAAGATCGACCTTATTTTCAAGAGTATCAGGGCAACCAAGATGATTGCATGAAGTCGTGTTCAGAGGACTGTGATTGTGATGCAGCTACATATTCCGACTTGCATTGTTCTAGATACAGGCTTCCTCTCATGTATCTCAGAAATGCTACTTTTACATCATCTATTGCTTTTATCAAATCACCAAATCCTCAAAATGATCATCTAAAGAAGGAGGTGTCTTGGTTAACATTTTTTGCAATGAGTCTAAGCTTTGTTACATATTCATCCGTTGTACTCGCATGTTTTGGTATCTTCATGTTTAAGTTCCATGTTCTAAAGTACAAGAAGCTGCTGCTTCAGACCAGAACAACTGGCTTAATCAAAGAATTCACGCTTCAAACGTACACCTATAATGAGCTAAAGAAGGCGACAAAGGGATTCAGGCAAGAATTAGGCAAAGGAGCATTTGGTGCAGTTCACAGGGGGAGTTTTGATAAAGGCAAAAGTTTTGTTGCAGTGAAAAGATTAGAGAAGGTAGTGGAAGAAGGTGAAAGAGAGTTCCGAGCTGAAATGAGGGCAATAGGCAGGACTCGTCACAGAAATTTGGTTCAATTGCTCGGATACTGTATTGAAGGACCGAAAAGACTCTTAGTTTATGAGCTTATGGTCAATGGTTCCCTTGCAGATCTACTCTTTAAAGGAAGATTGCATCCTAACTGGAATGATAGAGTTCAGATTGCCTTAGATATTGCTAGAGGTATTCTATACCTCCATGAAGGATGTGAGGCTCCAATAATTCATTGTGACATAAAGCCTCAGAACATCTTACTTGACCAATTCTGGACTGCGAAAATCTCAGATTTTGGCTTGGCCAAATTATTGATGCCAGATCAAACAAGAACCGACACTGGTGCCAGGGGAACAAGAGGGTACATGGCACCAGAATGGAATAAAAACATCCCCATATCTGTGAAGGTTGATGTTTACAGTTTTGGGATAGTTTTGCTGGAAATCATCTGCTGCAGAAAAAACCTTCAAGTCAATTTGGCGATACCAGAAGCAACTCTGCTTTCAGGATGGGCTTATCAGTGCTTTGCAGCCAAGGAGTTGGACAAACTTGTGAGTTGGGAAGAGGTGGACAAGACGGCCTTCGAGAGAGTGCTTAAAGTGGCATTGTGGTGCATCCAGGATGAGCCGGCTCTTCGCTTCCCAATGAAGATTGTGCTGCGGATGCTGGAAGGGCTCGTGGATGTTCCCATTCCACCATGTCCATCCGATGAGTAA